In Deinococcus irradiatisoli, the genomic stretch CGTTCTCCGGCCCCAACGCCGGGCGGCTGTCGGCCCTGGTCTGGCTGACGGTGGCGGTGACGCTGATCACCTGCGTACTGTACATCCTGGCTTTTTTGCATCTCAGCCGCCTGAGCCCCGGGTTGCTGCTGTTCGTGCTGAGCTTGCTGGGCAGCGGCTTTCAGCTCTCAGCTGTGGCGACCCGCACCTTCAGCGCCCGCCAGATCCGTTTCGGGGCCTGGGTGGTGCTGCTCAACCTGCTGGTGTTCTATCTGCTCAACACCCTGGCGTGACCCGGTAACTCAGCCCCAGCGCTCGCGGGTCAGCCGCTCCTTGCGGGCCCAGACGTGCTCGGGCGTCTTGTCAGGGTGTTCCAGGTCGAACAGGTCGCGCTCACCGAGCTCGCGCCACTCGCCCGGCACCAGGTCTTCGAGCCACAGCCCGCCCAGCCGCACCCGCACCAGCCGGGTCACCGGGTAGCCCACCGCTTCGAGCATCCGGCGCACCTGCCGGTTCTTGCCCTCGCGCAGGGTCACGTACACGCCCCTGCCGGCCCGGTCCACCCGTGCCGGGGCCGTGAACCCGTCCTCGAGTTCGATGCCGTCTTCCAAGTCGTCGAGGGTGGCGTTGTCCGGCACGCCGCCCTCGATCCAGGCGCGGTAGACCTTGTCGTGGCCGTAGCGGGGGTGGGTCAGGCGCAGGGTGAGTTCACCGTCGGTAGTCAGCAGCAGCAGCCCTTCCGAATCGCGGTCGAGCCGTCCCACCGGATGCAGGCCGGGGATGTCGGGCATGTGGTCGAGCACCGCCGGGCGGCCCTTCTCGTCGTGGGCGGTGACGATCACGCCCCGGCGTTTGTACATGGCGAAGGTGCGGTGCTGCGAAGCCGCCTGGCCCACCACCAGGTCGTCCACCTCGATCACGTCGGCCTCGCTGACGCTCTGGCCCAGCGTCGCTACCTGCCCGTTCACCGTGACGCGCCCGGCCTTGATGAGTTCCTCGGCGGCCCGGCGCGAGGCGACCCCAGCGCGGGCCAGGCGTTTTTGCAGGCGCTCGGTCTGGTCTTCAGGCATGGCGGCTTCCTCCGAGCAGGGCCAGCAGCCCGGCCACCCCCAGCACGATGGACACGATCAGCATCAGGCCGCTGACCGCGCCGGCCGTACCCCTCAGCGCCGCTGGAATCAGGGTCGCGGCGGCCAGCAGGTTGGCGGCGGCCACGCCGTAGCGCGTCACGTTGTCGGGGCGGTAGGCGGCGGCGATCAGCAGCCCGCCCCAGGCGGTGATCAGGGCGCCGCTGAGGCGCGGCAGCCACAGCGGGCTGAGGCCCAGCAGCTCACTGAGGTTGCTGGGGAAAAAGTAGAGAACCAGCCCCAGCGGCAGGTACAGCACGGCAGAAAGCCAGTAGGCGGCGCGTAACACGCCCAGCAGTCTAGCTTGAAAGCGGCCAGCATGCTAAACTCCTCGGTTGGGTGCCCCCGCGTTCCCACCCACCGCGCTCGAGCGTCGCGGCGGAGACTGGAGCCTCACAGAGCTCTGGCACGCGGAAGGCAAACTTCATTTTGAACGCTCAGGAGACAGCATGTCCTACATTGGAATGAAGCAGTTGCTCGAAGCGGGTGTTCACTTCGGACACGAAACCAAGCGTTGGAACCCCAAGTTCAAGCGCTTTATCTTCGCCGAGCGCAACGGCATTTTCATCATCGACCTACAAAAGACCCTCAAGCAGATCGACCGCAGCTTTGATTTCATCAAGGACCTCGCGGAGCGCGGCGGCACCATTTTGTTCGTCGGCACCAAGAAGCAGGCGCAGGAAATCGTGGAACTCGAAGCCCGCCGCACCGGCATGCCCTACGTGACCAGCCGCTGGCTCGGCGGTATGATGACCAACTTCCGCACCATGCGTACCCGCATCGACCGCCTCGGCGAACTCGACGAGCTGTTCGAATCGGGCCGCATCAACGACCGCCCCAAGGCCGAGCGCATTCAGCTGGGCAGCGAGCGCGACCGCCTGCTGCGCTACGTCGGCGGCATCCGCAAGATGACCCGCCTGCCCGACGCCATCTTCGTGGTCGATCCCACCAAGGAAGTCATCGCGGTGCAGGAAGCCAACAAGCTGGGCATTCCGGTGATCGCGCTGGCCGACACCGATTCTGACCCTGACGTGATCGATTACATCGTGCCGGGCAACGACGACGCCATTCGCAGCATCCAGCTGATCACCCACCGCGTCGGCGACCTGATCGTCGAAGCGCGCGGCGGCGGCGAGGACGTCAGCAGCGAGCGCGTCAGTGAGGACAACGCCGACATCGAAGCGGCCCAGGCCCCGGTCGAGGACGACGTGGCGATGTTCACGACCCAGGGCGGCGTCGGCGGCGAGGCCAGCCAGAACCTGACCCAGGGCCAGCAGATCGCCTCGGGGGCCGAGCAGGCGCTCGAGAACGAAATCCGGGGCTAAGCGAAAAGCAGCCGCTTTTTACTGCGTCACTGTGCGGCGGCCCTGAGCGAGGAGTTCAGCGCCGCCTTTATCAAGCTCCCAACTTCCTCGGATGGGGAAAACACCACCAAAAGGAGAAAAACGACATGCTGGAATCAATCAAGAAGCTGCGCGAACTGACCGGCGCGGGCATGATGGACGTCAAGAAGGCGCTGGCCGACGCCGGCAACGACGAAGAAAAAGCGGTGGCCCTGCTGCGCGAGCGCGGCATCGTCAAGGCCGCCAAGAAGTCCGACCGTGAAGCCAAGGAAGGGCTGGTGCGCTTCGCCGTGGACGGCAGCAACGCCGCCATCGTGGAAGTCAACAGCGAGACCGACTTCGTGGCGCGCAACGCCGACTTCCAGGCGCTGGTGGAACGCCTGGCCCAGGCCGCGCTGCAGGCCAAGACCAACAGCCTCGAGGAATTCAAGCAGTTCAAGCTCGAGAGCGGCGACACCGTGGAAACGGCGGTCGCGGCGGCGGCCGGCACCATCGGCGAGAACCTGGTCCTGAACCGGGTGGCCTACCTGGAAGGCCAGAACGTGGCCGGCTACATCCACAGCAACGGCAAGATCGGCGTGCTGGTGGACCTGGCCGGCGGGCAGGAGCAGCAGGCCAAGGACGTGGCCCTGCACGTGGCTGCCGAGCGCCCCCAGTACCTCAGCCGCGACGAAGTCAACGCCGAGGACATCGAAAAAGAGCGCGAGATTCTGACCAACAAGGCCATCAACGAGGGCAAGAACCCCGACCTGGCCGCCAAGATCGTCAACGGTCAGATCGGCAAGTTCTACGAGGAGCGGGTGCTGCCCGAGCAGAAGTTCGTCAAGGACAACAGCCTGACGGTGGGCAAGTACCTGGGCGACACCAGCATCCGGCGCTTCGTGCGCTTCGAGATCGGATCGTAAACCCCGGAGGCGACGCAAGTCGCCTTCTTTAAGTTGACATCCGGGTTTTGCCGCTTCACGTTGTCCCGCAGCCCGGCGCTCGCCGGGTTTTGTTGTGCTGGAAGCGCCCCCTCCACCTTTTTCGCAGCGAGGTCAGGCATGTACAAACGCGTTCTTCTCAAACTCTCCGGTGAATTTCTGGCGGGCGCCCAGGGCTTCGGCATCGTGCCGGAAGCCACCGACCAGCTCGCCCGCGACCTCGTTTCGGCACTGGACGGCACCGGGGTCGAGCTGTGCATCGTGATCGGCGGCGGCAACTTCTGGCGCGGCGCCCGCAACGGCCAGGGCATGGACCCGGCCACTGCCGACTACATCGGCATGCTCGGCACCGTCATGAACGCCATGGCCCTGCAAGACGCCATGGAGCGCGCCGGGCAGCCCACCCGCGTGATGAGCGCCATTCAGATGGCGGCGGTGGCCGAGCCGTACATTCGCCGCCGGGCCATGCGCCACATGGAAAAAGGCCGGGTGGTGATTTTCGGCGGCGGCAACGGCGCGCCGTTTTTCACCACCGACACCACCGCCACCCTGCGCGCCCTGGAAGTCGGCGCCGAAGTGGTGCTGTACGCCAAGAACAAGGTGGACGGCGTCTACGACTCGGACCCGCAGAAGAATCCGGACGCCAAACGCTACGACCAGCTGACGCACATGGACGTGATCGAGCAGCGCCTGGCGGTCATGGACGCCACGGCCATCACCCTGTGCATGGATAAAGGCTTGCCGCTGGTGGTGTTTGATATTTTCCAGGAAGGCAACCTGCGCCGCCTGTTCGCGGGTGAGCGGGTCGGCACGCTGATCACCGCTTAGAAGCGGTTTCCCGCAGCGTCGGCATGATTTTAGGCGGCGGGAGATAAACTGAGCGCAAGGAGTGACTTCTCATGGACATGAAACAGATTCAAAGCGAAGCGCGCAGCAAGATGGTCAAGGCCATCGAAGCGCTGGAACAGAGCCTGTCGGTGCTGCGAACCGGGCGCGCCAATCCCGGCATTCTGAAAAAAGTGCAGGTGGATTACTACGGCTCCACCATGCCGATCGATCAGGTCGCCAGCATCAGCACCCCCGACGCCCGCACCCTGGTGATCACCCCCTGGGACCGGGGGGCCCTCAACCCCATCGAAAAGGCCATCCGCGACTCGGATTTGGGCCTCAATCCCAACAACAAGGGCGACACCATCTTCATCAGCTTGCCGATGCTCACCGAGGAGCGGCGCAAGGACCTGATCAAGAACGCCCGCACCTACGGCGAGGACGCCAAGGTGGCGGTGCGCAGCCTACGCAAGCACGCCCTGGACGACCTCAAGAAAGTCGACGGGGTGGGTGAGGACGAGATCAAGCGCGGGGAGACCGAGGTGCAAAAGCTCACCGACGAGTTCATCAAGCGGGTGGACGACACGGTGAGTGCCAAGGAGCAGGACATCCTCGGGTGACGTCGCCCGCCGCACCGCCACCGGCGCCGCCCGCGCCCAAACGAATGGAATCGCTCAGCACCCGCGTGATGACATCGGTGGTGGGCTTCGTGCTGGTGTGTGTGGTGGTGTATTTCGGCTGGGTCACTTTTTTGCCGTTTCTGCTGGTGCTCGGCTTTCTGGCGCTGCGCGAATACATCCGCATGGTGGACCGGCGCGACATCGACGTGCGCCGCATCGGGCTCTACGTATTCGGCGCGGCGCTCCTGGTCGCCAGCTATCCCGGCTGGCCGGCGCCGTGGGCCGGCGGTTCGTGGCGCGAGGTGGTGCTGACGGCGGCGATCGGCTACCTGCTGGTCATCGAGGTGATGAGCCCCGGCGAGCGGCCGCTGGAACGGGTGGTATACAGCGTGTTTGGGCTGCTCTACATCCCCTGGCTGCTCGGCTACTTCCTGATGCTGCGCTATACCCCCGACGAGGAAGGCGGCCTGCTGTTCTTCGCCCTGCCGCTGCTGGCGACCTTCGCGGCCGACATCGGCGGGTATTTCTTCGGGCATTTTTTCGGCAAGCGCAAGCTGGCTCCGGAAGTCAGCCCCGGCAAAACCGTCGAGGGCGCCATCGGCGGGTTGCTGTTCAGCTTCTTCGTGGTGGTGCTGGTGACCCGGCTGGCCCGCATCTGGAGCCTGCCGGACGCGTTTCTCTACGCCGTGATGGTCGCCAGCGCCTCGCAGCTCGGCGACCTCAGCGAGAGCCTGCTCAAGCGCTCGCTGGGCGCCAAGGACAGCGGCACGACCCTGCCGGGGCACGGTGGCATCCTCGACCGGCTCGACTCGCTTCTGTTCGCTGTGCCGATCACCTACGTGTTTCTGAACCTCAACGTGTTCTGAGGGGACAAGAAAAAGGCTCCAGCATGTCGCGCTGGAGCCTCTTTTTTGCTTGAGAAGTAGCCTTACTTGTCCTGCCCCAGCGCGAAGCCCTTGCTGAACTGCTCCTGCAGCAAGGTGAAGACCAGCAGCGGCGGAATCAGGGTCACCATCG encodes the following:
- a CDS encoding pseudouridine synthase → MPEDQTERLQKRLARAGVASRRAAEELIKAGRVTVNGQVATLGQSVSEADVIEVDDLVVGQAASQHRTFAMYKRRGVIVTAHDEKGRPAVLDHMPDIPGLHPVGRLDRDSEGLLLLTTDGELTLRLTHPRYGHDKVYRAWIEGGVPDNATLDDLEDGIELEDGFTAPARVDRAGRGVYVTLREGKNRQVRRMLEAVGYPVTRLVRVRLGGLWLEDLVPGEWRELGERDLFDLEHPDKTPEHVWARKERLTRERWG
- the rpsB gene encoding 30S ribosomal protein S2, whose product is MSYIGMKQLLEAGVHFGHETKRWNPKFKRFIFAERNGIFIIDLQKTLKQIDRSFDFIKDLAERGGTILFVGTKKQAQEIVELEARRTGMPYVTSRWLGGMMTNFRTMRTRIDRLGELDELFESGRINDRPKAERIQLGSERDRLLRYVGGIRKMTRLPDAIFVVDPTKEVIAVQEANKLGIPVIALADTDSDPDVIDYIVPGNDDAIRSIQLITHRVGDLIVEARGGGEDVSSERVSEDNADIEAAQAPVEDDVAMFTTQGGVGGEASQNLTQGQQIASGAEQALENEIRG
- the tsf gene encoding translation elongation factor Ts — translated: MLESIKKLRELTGAGMMDVKKALADAGNDEEKAVALLRERGIVKAAKKSDREAKEGLVRFAVDGSNAAIVEVNSETDFVARNADFQALVERLAQAALQAKTNSLEEFKQFKLESGDTVETAVAAAAGTIGENLVLNRVAYLEGQNVAGYIHSNGKIGVLVDLAGGQEQQAKDVALHVAAERPQYLSRDEVNAEDIEKEREILTNKAINEGKNPDLAAKIVNGQIGKFYEERVLPEQKFVKDNSLTVGKYLGDTSIRRFVRFEIGS
- the pyrH gene encoding UMP kinase — protein: MYKRVLLKLSGEFLAGAQGFGIVPEATDQLARDLVSALDGTGVELCIVIGGGNFWRGARNGQGMDPATADYIGMLGTVMNAMALQDAMERAGQPTRVMSAIQMAAVAEPYIRRRAMRHMEKGRVVIFGGGNGAPFFTTDTTATLRALEVGAEVVLYAKNKVDGVYDSDPQKNPDAKRYDQLTHMDVIEQRLAVMDATAITLCMDKGLPLVVFDIFQEGNLRRLFAGERVGTLITA
- the frr gene encoding ribosome recycling factor, encoding MDMKQIQSEARSKMVKAIEALEQSLSVLRTGRANPGILKKVQVDYYGSTMPIDQVASISTPDARTLVITPWDRGALNPIEKAIRDSDLGLNPNNKGDTIFISLPMLTEERRKDLIKNARTYGEDAKVAVRSLRKHALDDLKKVDGVGEDEIKRGETEVQKLTDEFIKRVDDTVSAKEQDILG
- a CDS encoding phosphatidate cytidylyltransferase; translated protein: MESLSTRVMTSVVGFVLVCVVVYFGWVTFLPFLLVLGFLALREYIRMVDRRDIDVRRIGLYVFGAALLVASYPGWPAPWAGGSWREVVLTAAIGYLLVIEVMSPGERPLERVVYSVFGLLYIPWLLGYFLMLRYTPDEEGGLLFFALPLLATFAADIGGYFFGHFFGKRKLAPEVSPGKTVEGAIGGLLFSFFVVVLVTRLARIWSLPDAFLYAVMVASASQLGDLSESLLKRSLGAKDSGTTLPGHGGILDRLDSLLFAVPITYVFLNLNVF